One Oryzomonas sagensis genomic region harbors:
- a CDS encoding Tim44 domain-containing protein: MKKHLVKAGAIMAAILFLSITAFEFNADARAGGGRSFGGGSRSYSRSASPSPSSSYGGPSRQQAAPAPGAFQQPQGGGFLRSMAGGLAGGMLGSMLFSSFAGAGSGVGGMGGGGMGLVQIALLAGVGYLIYRSIKKKRADSAATFSGQGGYGGGTVIPLPTAQLGTQPATDDVGAGLSHIRRMDPSFDENRFTDAAMDTFFKIQGAWMNRGLSPVAGLLTDEMRGIFQTDLDRLLRDKQINRLENIAVREVRIAEAWQEAGQDYITASIYANLLDYTTDETTGAVVSGSTAEPVKFEEFWTFTRAVGANPWRLSAINQA; encoded by the coding sequence ATGAAGAAACATCTTGTCAAGGCGGGCGCCATTATGGCGGCCATACTGTTCCTGAGCATCACCGCATTCGAATTCAACGCCGACGCCCGGGCCGGCGGCGGCCGCTCTTTCGGCGGCGGTTCGCGCAGCTATTCCCGTTCCGCCAGCCCCTCCCCCTCGTCCAGCTACGGCGGCCCGTCGCGGCAGCAGGCCGCGCCCGCGCCCGGCGCCTTCCAGCAACCCCAGGGGGGCGGGTTCCTGCGGAGCATGGCCGGCGGCCTCGCCGGGGGCATGCTGGGCAGCATGTTGTTCAGCAGCTTTGCCGGGGCGGGATCGGGGGTCGGCGGCATGGGCGGCGGAGGCATGGGCCTAGTGCAGATCGCCCTCCTGGCGGGGGTCGGCTATCTCATCTACCGCTCTATAAAAAAAAAGCGGGCCGATAGCGCGGCCACCTTCTCCGGGCAGGGGGGGTATGGGGGCGGAACGGTGATCCCCCTGCCCACTGCGCAGCTGGGCACTCAGCCGGCAACGGACGATGTGGGGGCCGGTCTGTCCCATATCCGCCGGATGGACCCCTCGTTCGACGAGAACCGCTTCACCGATGCGGCCATGGATACCTTCTTCAAGATCCAGGGGGCGTGGATGAATCGCGGTCTGTCGCCGGTGGCGGGGCTTCTGACCGACGAGATGCGGGGGATCTTCCAGACGGACCTGGACCGGTTGCTGCGGGACAAGCAGATCAACCGGCTGGAGAATATCGCCGTCAGGGAGGTGCGGATCGCCGAGGCGTGGCAGGAGGCGGGACAGGACTATATCACCGCTTCGATCTATGCGAACCTGCTCGACTATACCACCGACGAGACGACCGGCGCGGTGGTGTCCGGCAGCACGGCGGAGCCGGTCAAATTCGAGGAATTCTGGACCTTCACCCGGGCGGTGGGCGCCAACCCGTGGCGGTTGTCGGCGATCAACCAGGCATAG
- a CDS encoding ribbon-helix-helix protein, CopG family: MPYPRNAVTREPQPSKRSLKKKKEKTEQLQNIISLRINDDEKRALEKLTKSTSKNISEIMREAIALWSQNRRKLCLD, from the coding sequence ATGCCATACCCAAGGAATGCCGTTACCAGGGAGCCGCAACCGTCCAAAAGGAGTCTGAAAAAGAAAAAGGAGAAGACCGAGCAACTGCAGAATATCATTTCACTGCGCATCAACGACGACGAGAAGAGGGCGCTGGAAAAGCTGACAAAGTCCACGTCCAAGAACATTTCCGAGATCATGAGAGAGGCGATTGCCCTGTGGAGCCAGAACCGGCGCAAACTGTGCCTGGATTGA
- a CDS encoding cohesin domain-containing protein, translated as MGKIVTRIRSVLMAVGAACLLAACGSGDSAPTSGNQTASHLSIVPSGNGIYVIRGDNLSDTAGIELTLSYDKANMSSPTVTQGTFISGAMLVANTLTPGTIRIAMISNRAFSGSGPIATVSFATVTGAGTIGISSYSIINSNGTGAGPSPDTGTGPSLPSSNGTGTGNASTGSASGSSTSAPPH; from the coding sequence ATGGGCAAGATCGTTACGAGGATAAGGAGCGTTCTCATGGCCGTGGGCGCGGCGTGCCTTCTTGCCGCGTGCGGCAGCGGGGATAGCGCCCCTACGAGTGGCAACCAGACTGCCAGCCATCTATCCATCGTCCCTTCGGGAAACGGTATCTATGTCATCCGGGGCGACAATCTGAGCGACACTGCCGGTATTGAACTGACCCTCAGTTACGACAAAGCAAACATGTCATCCCCTACCGTGACCCAGGGTACGTTCATCTCCGGGGCGATGCTGGTGGCCAACACGCTCACCCCCGGCACCATCAGGATCGCCATGATCAGTAACAGGGCGTTCTCCGGCAGCGGCCCCATAGCAACCGTATCCTTTGCCACGGTTACGGGAGCGGGAACCATTGGCATATCCTCCTACAGCATAATCAACAGCAACGGCACCGGCGCGGGTCCCAGCCCCGATACCGGCACCGGCCCCAGTCTCCCCAGCAGCAACGGCACTGGCACTGGCAACGCCAGCACCGGCAGCGCCAGCGGCAGCAGTACGTCGGCGCCCCCGCATTGA
- a CDS encoding cohesin domain-containing protein, translated as MDMRGNGNRRGKWLQIVALLGMAAALWGCGNGGDAASTATGSASQSSTAVSKSAFVSLVPSGDGGLIIQGNNMNGVAGIALTINYDSSVLAAPTVTQGGLVAGSVMATNTQYAGTIKLAIVSNTALSGNGEIAAVSFATVNGTGNASLASVELIDGSGAAVP; from the coding sequence ATGGACATGAGAGGTAACGGCAACAGAAGGGGAAAATGGCTTCAGATCGTGGCGCTGCTGGGCATGGCGGCCGCGCTGTGGGGGTGCGGAAACGGCGGGGATGCGGCATCGACGGCCACCGGCAGCGCCTCCCAATCCAGCACCGCCGTCAGCAAGAGCGCATTCGTGTCCCTGGTCCCTTCCGGCGACGGCGGGTTGATCATCCAGGGGAACAACATGAACGGGGTTGCCGGCATAGCCCTGACCATCAATTACGACAGTTCGGTGCTGGCGGCCCCCACCGTAACCCAGGGGGGGCTCGTCGCCGGTTCGGTCATGGCGACCAACACCCAGTACGCCGGGACCATAAAGCTCGCCATCGTGAGCAATACGGCACTGTCGGGCAACGGCGAGATCGCCGCCGTCTCCTTTGCAACGGTCAACGGCACGGGAAACGCCTCCCTGGCCTCGGTGGAATTGATCGACGGCAGCGGCGCGGCGGTGCCCTGA
- a CDS encoding ArsR/SmtB family transcription factor: MDIKQAAKIFKALSHPNRLEIYLSIVKGEQGSFKTEACECGVAELIATLKIGAPTVSHHLKELANAGLITTERQGKFLVARPLPETWAEVKRFLPE, translated from the coding sequence ATGGACATCAAGCAGGCGGCAAAGATATTCAAGGCCCTTTCCCATCCCAACCGGCTGGAGATCTATCTCAGCATTGTCAAGGGTGAGCAGGGGAGTTTCAAGACCGAGGCGTGCGAATGCGGCGTGGCGGAGCTGATCGCGACGCTGAAGATCGGCGCGCCCACGGTCTCCCATCACCTGAAGGAGCTGGCCAATGCGGGGCTCATCACCACCGAGCGCCAGGGGAAGTTCCTGGTGGCCCGCCCGCTGCCCGAGACCTGGGCAGAGGTGAAACGATTCCTGCCGGAGTAG